The Buttiauxella selenatireducens genome has a window encoding:
- the ypfH gene encoding esterase translates to MKHDHFVVQSPATPAKQLLLFFHGVGDNPVAMGEIGSWFAPHFPDALVVSIGGPAPSGPYQGREWFSVAGVTEDNRQQRVDAIMPTFIDVVRYWQKHSGVAANATALIGFSQGAIMALEGVKAEPQLASRVIAFNGRYAKLPESASTSTTIHLIHGDVDGVIDVKHAFDASETLTQLGGDVTLDVIDDLGHAIDDRSIKIALDHLRYTVPKHYFDEALSGGKPNDKGIVEFM, encoded by the coding sequence ATGAAACACGACCACTTTGTTGTTCAGAGTCCCGCCACACCGGCAAAACAACTCTTGCTGTTCTTTCATGGTGTTGGCGATAACCCCGTCGCAATGGGTGAAATTGGTAGCTGGTTTGCGCCACATTTTCCTGATGCACTGGTGGTCAGCATCGGTGGCCCGGCACCCAGCGGCCCGTATCAAGGTCGGGAGTGGTTTTCTGTTGCTGGGGTGACGGAAGATAATCGGCAGCAGCGAGTCGATGCCATCATGCCAACGTTTATCGACGTGGTGCGTTACTGGCAGAAACACAGCGGTGTCGCGGCTAATGCCACTGCACTGATTGGCTTCTCGCAAGGGGCGATTATGGCGCTTGAAGGTGTGAAAGCTGAGCCGCAGTTAGCCTCGCGCGTGATTGCCTTTAATGGTCGCTACGCAAAGCTTCCAGAAAGCGCATCAACGTCAACCACTATCCATTTGATTCATGGTGATGTTGACGGGGTGATTGACGTGAAGCACGCCTTTGATGCTTCGGAAACGTTAACGCAACTCGGTGGGGATGTGACGCTGGATGTGATTGACGATTTAGGCCATGCCATCGATGACCGCAGCATCAAGATTGCGTTGGATCATCTGCGCTACACCGTGCCAAAGCACTATTTCGATGAAGCACTAAGCGGCGGCAAACCCAACGACAAGGGTATCGTCGAATTTATGTGA
- a CDS encoding YpfN family protein, with the protein MEWLSHYWWIIVLVLLLGIFLNVIKDLKRIDPKKYMANKPDLPPHRDFNHKWDDEDDFPKKKP; encoded by the coding sequence ATGGAATGGCTATCACACTACTGGTGGATTATTGTACTGGTACTGCTGCTGGGTATTTTCCTGAATGTTATTAAGGATTTGAAACGCATCGATCCGAAAAAATATATGGCGAACAAACCCGATCTTCCCCCACATCGTGATTTCAACCATAAGTGGGATGACGAAGACGATTTCCCGAAGAAAAAGCCATAA
- the dapE gene encoding succinyl-diaminopimelate desuccinylase translates to MSCPVIELTQQLIRRPSLSPDDAGCQALMIERLRAIGFTIEHMDFGDTQNFWAWRGKGETLAFAGHTDVVPSGDADRWINPPFEPTIRDGMLFGRGAADMKGSLAAMVVAAERFVAQNPRHKGRLAFLITSDEEASAKNGTVKVVETLMARNERLDYCLVGEPSSTEVVGDVVKNGRRGSLTCNLTVHGVQGHVAYPHLADNPVHRAAPMLNELVSIEWDKGNEFFPATSMQIANVQAGTGSNNVIPGDLYVQFNFRFSTELTDNDIKQRVIALLDKHQLRYTLDWWLSGQPFLTSRGKLVDAVVNAVEHYNEIRPQLLTTGGTSDGRFIARMGAQVVELGPVNATIHKINECVNAADLQLLARMYQRIMEQLVA, encoded by the coding sequence ATGTCTTGCCCGGTTATTGAGCTGACGCAACAGCTTATCCGCCGCCCTTCCCTGAGCCCAGACGACGCGGGTTGCCAGGCGCTGATGATTGAGCGACTGCGTGCCATTGGTTTTACTATTGAGCACATGGATTTTGGCGACACACAAAATTTCTGGGCATGGAGAGGAAAAGGCGAAACGCTGGCGTTTGCTGGCCATACCGACGTCGTGCCTTCAGGCGATGCCGACCGCTGGATTAACCCACCGTTTGAACCCACTATCCGCGATGGCATGCTGTTTGGCCGTGGTGCCGCTGATATGAAAGGTTCTCTGGCAGCCATGGTGGTTGCGGCAGAACGTTTTGTTGCACAGAACCCGCGTCACAAAGGCCGCCTCGCGTTTCTCATCACTTCTGATGAAGAAGCCAGTGCCAAAAATGGCACGGTGAAAGTGGTCGAAACGTTGATGGCGCGTAATGAACGCCTTGATTATTGCCTGGTCGGCGAGCCGTCCAGTACTGAAGTGGTCGGCGACGTGGTGAAAAATGGTCGCCGTGGTTCGTTGACCTGCAATCTCACCGTGCACGGTGTGCAGGGCCACGTTGCCTATCCGCATCTGGCCGATAACCCAGTGCACCGCGCAGCTCCGATGCTGAACGAGCTGGTATCTATTGAGTGGGACAAAGGGAACGAGTTTTTCCCTGCGACCAGTATGCAGATTGCAAACGTTCAGGCAGGAACGGGCAGCAACAATGTCATTCCTGGCGATTTATATGTGCAATTTAACTTCCGTTTCAGCACCGAACTGACTGACAACGATATTAAACAGCGCGTGATAGCTCTGCTCGATAAGCATCAACTGCGCTATACACTCGACTGGTGGCTGTCGGGCCAACCGTTCCTGACCTCACGCGGAAAGCTGGTCGATGCGGTGGTGAATGCCGTTGAGCACTATAATGAAATTAGACCGCAACTGTTGACCACGGGTGGCACGTCCGATGGGCGCTTTATCGCTCGTATGGGGGCGCAAGTCGTGGAACTGGGGCCAGTGAACGCGACCATTCATAAAATTAATGAGTGTGTTAACGCCGCAGACCTGCAACTTCTTGCACGTATGTATCAACGCATTATGGAGCAGCTTGTCGCCTGA
- a CDS encoding ArsC family reductase has product MIILYGIKNCDTIKKARRWLEAQGVDYQFHDYRVDGLDAELLNSFIVALGWEALLNTRGTTWRKLDEAHRASITDAQTAAELMLSMPAIIKRPLLYAPGQPMLLGFNESNYKMFINEV; this is encoded by the coding sequence GTGATAATTCTCTACGGTATTAAAAATTGCGACACCATCAAGAAAGCACGCCGTTGGCTTGAAGCTCAAGGTGTGGATTATCAATTTCATGATTATCGCGTCGACGGTCTGGATGCCGAATTATTGAATAGTTTTATCGTAGCGTTAGGTTGGGAAGCACTGCTTAATACCCGTGGAACAACATGGCGTAAACTCGACGAGGCCCATCGTGCGAGCATTACTGACGCGCAGACTGCGGCGGAGCTGATGCTTTCAATGCCTGCAATCATCAAACGCCCATTGCTCTACGCGCCCGGTCAGCCTATGCTGCTGGGTTTCAATGAATCGAACTATAAGATGTTTATCAACGAGGTATAG
- the ypfM gene encoding protein YpfM: MIEHEVGNWKDFIEDMLRK; encoded by the coding sequence ATGATCGAACACGAAGTAGGAAACTGGAAAGATTTCATCGAAGATATGCTTCGTAAATGA
- the acrD gene encoding multidrug efflux RND transporter permease AcrD — protein MANFFINRPIFAWVLAIILCLTGLLAIFSLPVEQYPDLAPPNVRITANYPGASAQTLENTVTQVIEQNMTGLDNMMYMSSQSSSAGQATITLSFKAGTDPDSAVQQVQNQLQSALRKLPQAVQTQGVTVRKTGDTNILMVAFVSTDGSMDKQDISDYVASNIQDPISRLNGVGDVDAYGSQYSMRIWLNPTKLTSYQMTTEDVVDAIKSQNAQIAVGQLGGTPSVDMQALNATINSQSLLQTPQQFKDITLRVNQDGSLVSLGDVADVELGAEKYDFLSRFNGQPASGLGIKLASGANEMETDKLARAKIEELSEFFPHGLEAKIAYETTPFVKASIKDVVQTLLEAILLVFLVMYLFLQNFRATLIPTIAVPVVLLGTFSVLYAFGYSINTLTMFAMVLAIGLLVDDAIVVVENVERIMSEEGLSPKEATRKSMGQIQGALVGIAMVLSAVFVPMAFFGGTTGAIYRQFSITIVSAMVLSVLVAMILTPALCATLLKPLHKGEHHGQKGFFGWFNRMFNRNAERYETRVGKILAHSLRWILIYVLLIGGMVFLFLRLPTSFLPLEDQGVFTTSIQLPSGSTQQQTTKVVEKIEQYYLTKEKDNVLSVFSTIGAGPGGNGQNVARMFVRLKDWDLRDPKTASSFAIIERATKAFRDIKEARIIASSPPAISGLGNAAGFDMELQDHAGAGHNALMQARDRLLEMAGNDKLLTRVRHNGLDDSPQMQIDIDQRKAQALGVTIDDINNTLQTAWGSSYVNDFMDRGRVKKVYVQAGAEYRMLPDDINQWYVRNKDGGMVPFSAFASSHWETGSPRLERYNGYSSLEIVGEAAPGVSTGTAMQIMETLVEKLPSGFGLEWTGMSYQERISGTQAPALYAISLLVVFLCLAALYESWSVPFSVMLVVPLGVIGALLATWMRGLENDVYFQVGLLTVIGLSAKNAILIVEFANDMNAQGRELVAATLDACRQRLRPILMTSLAFIFGVLPMATSSGAGSGSQHAVGTGVMGGMISATVLAIFFVPLFFVLVRRRFPLKEHAEK, from the coding sequence ATGGCGAATTTCTTTATCAATCGCCCCATTTTTGCCTGGGTGTTGGCCATTATTTTGTGCCTCACTGGTTTGCTCGCCATTTTTTCTCTTCCCGTCGAGCAGTATCCCGATCTCGCACCGCCAAACGTGCGTATCACGGCGAACTATCCTGGTGCATCGGCACAAACTCTGGAAAACACGGTTACGCAGGTCATTGAGCAGAATATGACCGGGCTGGACAACATGATGTATATGTCCTCCCAGAGTAGCAGTGCAGGCCAGGCCACCATCACGCTCAGTTTTAAAGCGGGCACTGACCCCGATTCAGCCGTTCAGCAGGTGCAAAACCAGTTGCAGTCTGCATTGCGTAAATTGCCACAGGCTGTGCAGACCCAGGGTGTAACCGTCAGGAAAACCGGCGATACCAATATCTTGATGGTCGCCTTCGTGTCCACCGATGGCAGCATGGATAAACAAGATATCTCGGATTATGTCGCCAGTAATATTCAGGACCCGATCAGTCGTCTTAACGGCGTCGGTGACGTGGATGCTTACGGCTCGCAATATTCAATGCGTATCTGGCTAAACCCGACCAAACTCACCAGTTACCAGATGACCACGGAAGATGTGGTCGATGCGATTAAATCGCAAAATGCGCAAATTGCCGTGGGGCAACTTGGCGGCACACCTTCGGTTGACATGCAGGCGCTCAACGCGACGATTAACTCCCAGTCGTTACTGCAAACTCCGCAACAATTTAAAGATATTACGCTGCGCGTTAATCAGGATGGCTCGCTTGTGTCACTCGGCGATGTTGCTGACGTCGAACTCGGTGCGGAGAAATATGATTTCCTGAGCCGCTTTAATGGCCAACCTGCATCCGGACTGGGGATTAAGCTTGCGTCCGGCGCAAACGAGATGGAAACCGATAAACTCGCCCGCGCCAAAATTGAAGAACTGTCGGAATTTTTCCCTCACGGTCTGGAAGCGAAAATCGCGTATGAAACCACGCCGTTTGTGAAAGCCTCGATTAAAGATGTGGTGCAAACACTGCTGGAAGCCATTCTGTTGGTGTTCCTCGTGATGTATCTGTTCTTACAGAATTTCAGAGCGACATTAATTCCAACTATCGCCGTACCGGTGGTGTTGTTAGGCACCTTCTCGGTGCTCTACGCGTTTGGTTACAGCATCAACACGCTAACGATGTTTGCCATGGTTTTGGCCATCGGCCTGTTGGTGGATGATGCCATCGTGGTGGTGGAAAACGTCGAGCGCATCATGAGCGAGGAAGGGCTATCGCCCAAAGAAGCGACGCGAAAATCGATGGGGCAAATTCAGGGGGCGCTGGTCGGGATTGCGATGGTGCTCTCTGCGGTCTTCGTGCCCATGGCTTTCTTTGGCGGTACAACCGGCGCCATTTACCGCCAGTTCTCGATAACTATCGTTTCCGCCATGGTGTTGTCGGTTTTGGTCGCGATGATCCTGACCCCCGCCCTATGCGCCACACTACTCAAGCCTTTGCATAAAGGTGAACACCACGGTCAGAAAGGTTTCTTCGGTTGGTTCAACCGCATGTTTAATCGCAATGCGGAACGCTATGAGACTCGAGTTGGAAAAATTCTGGCGCACAGTCTGCGTTGGATTCTGATTTACGTGCTGCTGATTGGCGGCATGGTTTTCCTGTTCCTGCGCTTACCCACCTCCTTCCTGCCGTTAGAAGATCAGGGTGTATTTACCACATCCATACAGTTACCGAGTGGTTCTACGCAGCAACAAACCACCAAAGTGGTTGAGAAGATCGAGCAATATTATCTGACGAAAGAGAAAGATAACGTACTCTCGGTGTTCTCAACTATTGGTGCCGGGCCTGGCGGAAACGGGCAAAACGTCGCTCGTATGTTCGTGCGTCTGAAAGACTGGGATTTGCGTGACCCGAAAACGGCCAGTTCATTTGCGATTATCGAACGGGCGACTAAAGCCTTCCGTGACATCAAAGAAGCCCGCATTATCGCCAGCAGCCCACCTGCCATCAGCGGTTTAGGTAACGCTGCAGGCTTTGATATGGAATTACAAGATCACGCAGGTGCTGGTCACAATGCGCTCATGCAGGCTCGCGATCGGCTGCTCGAAATGGCAGGCAACGATAAATTGTTGACCCGCGTTCGCCATAACGGTCTGGATGACAGCCCACAAATGCAGATCGATATCGATCAGCGTAAAGCCCAGGCGTTGGGTGTAACCATTGACGATATCAATAACACGTTGCAAACGGCCTGGGGCTCAAGTTACGTGAACGACTTTATGGATCGCGGACGCGTCAAAAAAGTTTATGTCCAGGCGGGAGCGGAATATCGCATGCTGCCGGATGACATTAACCAGTGGTATGTGCGCAATAAAGACGGCGGTATGGTGCCCTTCTCAGCATTTGCCAGTTCACATTGGGAAACCGGCTCGCCACGTCTTGAACGCTATAACGGTTATTCGTCACTGGAAATCGTGGGTGAAGCAGCCCCGGGCGTCAGTACTGGCACCGCAATGCAAATCATGGAAACGCTGGTGGAGAAGCTCCCGTCTGGTTTTGGCCTTGAGTGGACGGGAATGTCTTATCAGGAGCGGATTTCTGGGACCCAGGCGCCAGCACTCTACGCTATCTCGTTATTAGTCGTGTTCTTGTGTCTGGCGGCCCTGTATGAAAGCTGGTCTGTGCCGTTCTCGGTGATGTTAGTGGTGCCGCTTGGGGTGATTGGAGCGCTATTAGCCACGTGGATGCGAGGCCTTGAAAACGATGTTTATTTCCAGGTGGGGCTGTTGACGGTTATTGGGCTTTCGGCCAAAAACGCCATTCTGATTGTTGAGTTTGCCAACGATATGAATGCTCAGGGCCGCGAACTGGTTGCTGCAACGCTTGATGCCTGCCGCCAGCGATTACGCCCGATACTCATGACGTCACTGGCATTTATCTTTGGCGTGTTACCGATGGCCACCAGCAGCGGCGCAGGCTCCGGTAGCCAGCATGCGGTGGGAACAGGGGTAATGGGCGGAATGATTTCAGCCACGGTGCTGGCAATATTCTTCGTGCCATTGTTCTTCGTGCTGGTGCGACGACGTTTCCCGCTTAAAGAACATGCTGAAAAATAA
- the narP gene encoding nitrate/nitrite response regulator protein NarP encodes MSEKTVCQVLIVDDHPLMRRGIRQLLEMDESFSVVGEASSGAEAVSLANRLAPDLILLDLNMKGLSGLDTLNAMRRDGVSGRIVVLTVSDSRSDIFTLIDAGADGYLLKDSDPDVLLEDIRRGATQGEAYSEQVAEYLRTRSTDKHSDDPFAVLTERELDVLQEVARGLSNKQIASGLHISEETVKVHIRNLLRKLQVRSRVAATVLYLESRGF; translated from the coding sequence ATGAGTGAGAAAACTGTCTGTCAGGTATTGATCGTCGATGATCATCCGTTAATGCGCCGTGGCATTCGCCAACTGCTGGAAATGGATGAAAGTTTTAGCGTGGTAGGTGAAGCCAGTAGCGGCGCAGAAGCCGTAAGTCTGGCAAATCGCCTGGCACCTGACCTTATTTTGCTCGACCTGAATATGAAAGGTTTGAGTGGGCTGGATACGCTGAACGCCATGCGTCGTGATGGTGTAAGCGGGCGTATCGTGGTGCTGACGGTGTCTGATTCGCGGAGTGATATTTTCACTCTGATTGATGCAGGCGCCGACGGATATTTGCTTAAAGATAGCGATCCTGACGTACTGCTCGAAGATATTCGTCGTGGAGCAACACAGGGCGAAGCCTATAGCGAGCAAGTCGCGGAATATTTACGCACCCGCAGTACCGACAAACACAGCGACGACCCGTTCGCGGTGTTAACCGAGCGCGAATTAGACGTGCTGCAAGAGGTCGCCCGTGGGTTATCGAATAAACAAATTGCCTCTGGCCTGCATATTTCTGAAGAGACCGTGAAAGTGCATATTCGCAATTTGCTGCGTAAACTTCAGGTTCGTTCCAGAGTCGCTGCAACTGTGTTATATCTTGAAAGTCGGGGCTTTTAA
- the narQ gene encoding nitrate/nitrite two-component system sensor histidine kinase NarQ yields the protein MIVKRSVSTSLARAFFYIVLLSLLSTGIAMLTLASSLRDAEAVNVAGSLRMQSYRLGYDLQGDRTHVDKHLEQYDQTLRSPALLKIEKFWVPAEVRARFAVINSAWAEMEQHIRQGDLQWYRANIAGYVAQIDLFVLALQHYAERKMMQVVMASVVGFIAIFTLVFFTLRRFRHQVVAPLNKLMVASASIERGEFDYPPLNTQLPNELGLLSQTFNRMSGELQKLYRSLEESVQVKTLDLQEANRTLEVLYACSQALTVSTIDQHCFERVLQQVRQKTPVNYLEMKTGENWKIQDGVQHNNQTWQTLPIVLEDKELGLLRWQAPQGVPPLPLMQSLANMLGRGLYFNQAQKHYQQLLLMEERATIARELHDSLAQVLSFLRIQLTLLKRAVPAENQPAQGIINDFSQALNDAYRQLRELLTTFRLTLQQADLPSALQEMITPLRKQTQATLTLDCQIPTQALDASQQVHLLQIIREGVLNAIKHAHANKISVSCSTSQSGVHTVSILDDGRGIASLTEPEGHYGLNIMQERAARLGGELTISRPQPGGTLITLNFRSPPSEQAANVTPVNL from the coding sequence GTGATCGTAAAACGCTCGGTTTCCACGAGCCTGGCCCGCGCCTTTTTTTATATCGTTTTGTTATCGCTGCTTTCCACAGGCATTGCGATGCTCACCCTTGCGAGTAGTTTACGTGATGCCGAAGCGGTAAATGTCGCGGGCTCATTGCGTATGCAGAGCTATCGCCTGGGGTATGATTTGCAGGGCGATCGCACCCATGTTGACAAACATCTGGAGCAATATGACCAGACCCTGCGCTCACCTGCCCTGCTTAAAATCGAGAAATTCTGGGTGCCTGCAGAGGTCCGGGCTCGCTTTGCCGTGATTAATAGCGCCTGGGCCGAGATGGAACAGCATATACGCCAGGGCGATCTGCAATGGTATCGTGCCAACATCGCGGGTTATGTCGCGCAAATCGACCTGTTTGTACTGGCGCTTCAGCACTATGCCGAACGTAAAATGATGCAGGTTGTGATGGCCTCGGTAGTGGGTTTTATTGCCATTTTCACGCTGGTGTTTTTCACGCTACGCCGTTTCCGTCATCAGGTGGTGGCTCCTCTCAACAAATTGATGGTAGCCAGTGCCTCCATTGAGCGTGGCGAATTCGATTACCCACCATTGAATACGCAACTGCCAAACGAACTGGGATTGTTGTCGCAAACCTTCAACCGTATGTCTGGCGAGTTGCAAAAGCTCTATCGCTCACTTGAAGAGAGCGTGCAGGTAAAAACCCTGGATTTACAGGAGGCAAACCGCACGCTGGAAGTCCTGTACGCCTGCTCACAGGCGCTGACTGTCAGCACCATTGATCAACACTGTTTCGAACGTGTGTTACAGCAAGTGCGCCAGAAAACGCCGGTCAATTATCTCGAAATGAAAACCGGTGAAAACTGGAAGATACAAGACGGTGTTCAACATAATAACCAGACGTGGCAAACCTTGCCGATTGTGCTTGAGGATAAAGAGTTAGGTTTACTTCGCTGGCAAGCGCCACAAGGGGTTCCGCCGCTGCCGTTAATGCAGAGTCTGGCGAATATGCTGGGCCGCGGGCTGTATTTTAATCAGGCGCAAAAACACTATCAGCAGCTATTGTTGATGGAAGAACGTGCGACTATTGCCCGCGAGTTACATGATTCGCTGGCGCAAGTGCTCTCTTTCTTACGCATACAACTCACGTTACTAAAACGTGCAGTCCCGGCGGAGAACCAGCCCGCACAAGGCATTATTAATGACTTCTCCCAGGCGCTGAACGATGCTTACCGTCAATTGCGCGAGTTGTTGACCACCTTCCGCCTGACGCTCCAGCAAGCAGATTTACCTTCTGCATTGCAGGAGATGATCACCCCGCTACGTAAGCAAACGCAGGCCACTCTCACGCTGGATTGTCAGATTCCAACTCAGGCCTTAGATGCGTCGCAGCAGGTGCACTTACTCCAGATCATTCGCGAAGGTGTGTTAAACGCGATTAAACATGCACACGCCAATAAAATATCCGTAAGCTGTAGCACGTCCCAGTCAGGGGTTCATACTGTGAGTATTCTTGATGATGGCAGAGGGATTGCCAGCCTGACGGAACCCGAAGGGCATTACGGATTAAATATCATGCAAGAGCGCGCCGCCCGATTAGGTGGTGAGCTGACTATTTCCCGCCCGCAACCTGGTGGGACTTTAATTACGTTGAATTTTCGTTCGCCACCGTCAGAACAAGCGGCAAACGTAACTCCCGTAAATTTATAA
- the aegA gene encoding formate-dependent uric acid utilization protein AegA: MNRFVLANAQLCIGCHACEVACVMSHNDEKHVLTRQKFQPRIAVIKHDGRRNAVTCRHCEVAPCASSCPNDAISRVRDSVQVNQQKCIGCKSCVVACPFGAMQVITVPLNDGRSVKANAHKCDLCQHRENGPACVENCPSKALKLISSETLATLAKNRRLRSAAMESQPWHSTAQQSVQQLSAGGELSKVNKMRVTPARQEPDKIELDLRKTGFDEIYRTFDKTQVESQADRCLKCGEHSICEWTCPLHNHIPQWIELVKEGRILEAVELSHQTNCLPEVTGRVCPQDRLCESACTLKDEYGAVTIGNIERYISDNAFARGWTPDLSYVKPTNRRVAVIGAGPAGLACADILARNGVQATVFDRHPEIGGLLTFGIPAFKLDKSLLSRRREIFSAMGIEFKLNTEVGRDISLQQVLAEFDAVFVGVGTYRSMKAGLPNEDAPGVYDALPFLIANTKQVMGLPELPEEPYINMAGKKVVVLGGGDTAMDCVRTSLRHGAQQVTCAYRRDETNMPGSKKEVKNAREEGALFEFNVQPLNIELDDNGRVVGIRMLRTQMGEPDEQGRRRPEPIEGSEFVMPADAVIMAFGFHPHGMPWLEEQNVKLDSWGRIVASVEDKLRYQTTNPKIFAGGDAVRGADLVVTAMAEGRHAAAGIMEYLAVPPQRLN; this comes from the coding sequence ATGAATCGTTTTGTTCTTGCCAATGCACAGCTTTGTATTGGATGCCATGCCTGCGAAGTGGCTTGTGTGATGTCCCACAATGACGAAAAGCATGTTCTGACCCGTCAAAAATTCCAGCCGCGCATCGCCGTGATTAAGCATGATGGCCGACGTAACGCCGTCACTTGTCGGCACTGTGAAGTTGCTCCCTGCGCCAGCAGTTGCCCAAATGACGCTATTTCACGTGTCCGAGACAGTGTGCAGGTCAACCAGCAGAAATGTATTGGCTGTAAATCCTGCGTCGTGGCCTGTCCGTTTGGTGCCATGCAGGTCATTACGGTTCCGCTCAATGACGGGCGCTCGGTTAAGGCCAATGCTCATAAATGCGATTTGTGTCAGCATCGCGAAAATGGCCCCGCATGTGTGGAAAATTGTCCCAGCAAAGCACTGAAATTAATCAGCAGTGAGACACTTGCCACATTGGCAAAGAACCGACGTTTGCGCTCAGCGGCAATGGAATCTCAGCCGTGGCACAGCACTGCGCAGCAAAGTGTGCAACAGCTGTCAGCGGGTGGCGAATTATCGAAAGTGAACAAAATGCGGGTAACTCCAGCGCGGCAGGAGCCGGATAAAATTGAGCTGGATTTGCGTAAAACAGGTTTTGACGAAATCTATCGTACGTTTGATAAAACCCAGGTGGAAAGCCAGGCTGACCGCTGCCTGAAATGCGGCGAGCACAGTATTTGTGAATGGACTTGCCCGCTGCACAACCACATTCCGCAGTGGATTGAACTGGTCAAAGAAGGGCGCATTCTCGAGGCGGTTGAACTGTCACATCAGACAAACTGCTTGCCGGAAGTGACCGGGCGCGTCTGCCCGCAAGATCGTCTATGCGAAAGTGCCTGCACCCTGAAAGATGAATATGGTGCTGTCACCATCGGGAATATTGAACGCTATATTTCCGACAACGCTTTTGCCCGCGGTTGGACGCCTGATCTCTCATACGTCAAACCGACAAACCGTCGTGTAGCCGTGATTGGCGCAGGGCCAGCCGGGCTTGCCTGTGCGGATATTCTGGCGCGAAACGGCGTTCAGGCAACGGTGTTTGACCGCCATCCTGAAATTGGTGGGCTGCTGACGTTTGGGATCCCGGCGTTCAAACTGGATAAATCGTTATTGAGCCGTCGTCGTGAGATTTTCAGCGCGATGGGGATTGAATTTAAACTCAACACCGAAGTGGGCCGTGATATCTCCCTGCAACAGGTGCTGGCAGAGTTTGATGCGGTATTTGTTGGCGTTGGCACGTATCGCTCAATGAAAGCTGGGCTGCCAAACGAAGACGCGCCGGGGGTTTACGACGCGCTGCCGTTCCTGATTGCGAACACCAAACAGGTGATGGGGTTACCTGAATTGCCTGAAGAACCGTATATCAATATGGCAGGTAAGAAGGTGGTGGTCCTCGGTGGTGGCGATACGGCAATGGATTGTGTCCGCACCTCTTTACGCCATGGAGCGCAGCAGGTGACTTGCGCCTATCGTCGGGACGAAACCAACATGCCAGGCTCCAAAAAAGAGGTCAAAAATGCCAGAGAAGAAGGGGCATTGTTTGAGTTCAACGTGCAGCCGCTGAACATTGAGCTGGATGACAATGGCCGAGTGGTCGGGATCCGTATGCTGCGCACGCAAATGGGTGAGCCTGACGAGCAGGGCCGCCGTCGCCCGGAACCGATTGAAGGCTCCGAATTTGTCATGCCAGCCGATGCGGTGATTATGGCGTTTGGCTTCCATCCGCATGGCATGCCGTGGCTGGAAGAACAAAACGTGAAACTCGATAGCTGGGGGCGCATTGTTGCGAGCGTTGAAGATAAATTGCGCTATCAGACCACCAACCCAAAAATCTTCGCCGGTGGTGATGCGGTGCGTGGCGCAGACCTGGTCGTGACCGCGATGGCGGAAGGTCGCCACGCTGCTGCGGGGATCATGGAGTATCTGGCTGTCCCTCCTCAGCGCCTGAATTAA